A stretch of Paracoccus sp. N5 DNA encodes these proteins:
- the recN gene encoding DNA repair protein RecN: MLRSLEIRDMLLIDRLDLDFRPGLNVLTGETGAGKSILLDCLGFVLGWRGRADLVRQGASQGEVTAVFDLPAGHPARTLLDEAGFPVSDELILRRVNAGDGRKTGWINDRRASGEVLRLLSETLVELHGQHDDRGLLNPRGHRLLLDAFAAVDLGPVRAAWAARREARAAQERAEAALAAAKGEEEFLRHAVAELDKLDPQPGEEAELDTRRRAMQGAERIREDVSRALQALGSAGAEGAMLDAARWLDGASERAEGRLEAPTAALQRALIELGEAVSGVESALEAMDFDPRDLEATEERLFALRALARKHDVLADDLAGLADNLRTRLTRIDAGEGDLARLREAVAAADAAYDSAAAALSDQRATAAKRLDAAMAAELAPLKMERAVFETLVSAAEPGPEGRDAVAFTVATNPGAPAGPLDRIASGGELSRFLLALKVCLARGNDALTLIFDEIDRGVGGATADAVGRRLARLAEGAQVLVVTHSPQVAALGGHHFRVAKSVEGDMTTSRVAALTASERIEEIARMLAGEEITPAAKDAARALLQG; the protein is encoded by the coding sequence ATGCTGCGTTCGCTTGAAATCCGCGATATGCTGCTGATCGACCGGCTGGATCTGGATTTCCGGCCGGGCCTGAACGTGCTGACCGGCGAGACGGGGGCGGGCAAGTCGATCCTGCTCGACTGCCTGGGCTTCGTGCTGGGCTGGCGCGGCCGCGCCGACCTGGTGCGGCAGGGCGCGAGCCAGGGCGAGGTCACTGCCGTCTTCGACCTGCCCGCTGGCCATCCCGCCCGCACGCTGCTGGACGAGGCCGGCTTCCCCGTCTCGGACGAACTGATCCTGCGCCGGGTGAACGCCGGCGACGGCCGCAAGACCGGCTGGATCAACGACCGCCGCGCCTCGGGCGAGGTGTTGCGGCTGCTGTCGGAAACGCTGGTGGAACTGCATGGCCAGCATGACGACCGCGGCCTGCTGAATCCGCGCGGCCACCGGCTGCTGCTCGATGCCTTTGCCGCCGTCGATCTTGGCCCCGTGCGCGCGGCCTGGGCGGCGCGGCGCGAGGCGCGGGCGGCGCAGGAGCGGGCCGAGGCCGCGCTGGCCGCGGCGAAGGGCGAGGAGGAGTTCCTGCGCCATGCCGTGGCCGAGTTGGACAAGCTCGACCCGCAGCCCGGCGAGGAGGCCGAGCTCGACACCCGCCGCCGCGCCATGCAGGGCGCCGAGCGCATCCGCGAGGATGTGTCGCGCGCCTTGCAGGCCCTGGGCAGCGCGGGCGCCGAGGGCGCGATGCTGGATGCCGCGCGCTGGCTCGACGGTGCCTCCGAGCGGGCCGAGGGCCGGCTGGAAGCCCCGACTGCTGCGCTGCAACGCGCGCTGATCGAGCTGGGCGAGGCGGTCTCGGGCGTCGAATCGGCGCTGGAAGCGATGGATTTCGACCCGCGCGACCTCGAGGCGACCGAAGAGCGGTTGTTCGCCCTGCGCGCGCTGGCCCGCAAGCATGACGTGCTGGCCGACGACCTGGCCGGGCTGGCCGACAATCTCCGCACCCGCCTGACACGCATCGACGCCGGCGAGGGCGACCTGGCGCGCCTGCGCGAGGCCGTGGCGGCGGCCGACGCCGCCTATGACAGCGCCGCCGCCGCGCTGTCGGACCAGCGCGCCACGGCCGCCAAGCGGCTCGATGCCGCGATGGCGGCCGAGCTCGCGCCGCTGAAGATGGAGCGCGCCGTCTTCGAAACGCTGGTCAGTGCCGCCGAGCCCGGCCCCGAGGGCCGCGACGCGGTGGCTTTCACCGTCGCCACCAATCCCGGCGCTCCGGCGGGGCCCCTGGACCGCATCGCCTCGGGCGGCGAGCTGTCGCGCTTCCTGCTGGCGCTGAAGGTGTGCCTGGCGCGCGGCAATGACGCCCTGACCCTGATCTTCGACGAGATCGACCGCGGCGTCGGCGGCGCCACCGCCGATGCGGTCGGCCGGCGCCTCGCCCGGCTGGCCGAGGGCGCGCAGGTTCTGGTCGTGACCCACAGCCCGCAGGTCGCGGCGCTGGGGGGGCATCATTTCCGGGTGGCGAAATCAGTCGAGGGCGACATGACCACCTCGCGTGTTGCCGCCCTGACTGCCAGCGAACGCATCGAGGAGATCGCCCGCATGCTGGCGGGCGAGGAAATCACCCCGGCCGCCAAGGACGCCGCCCGCGCGCTGCTGCAAGGCTAG
- the mmsB gene encoding 3-hydroxyisobutyrate dehydrogenase, whose product MKIGFIGLGNMGGPMAANLARAGHAVAGFDLAAPMPEGVARAATAAEAAQGAEVVITMLPNGAILRSVAEEIVPAMAPGAVFCDCSTVDVESARAVAAQAQAAGLGALDAPVSGGIGGAAAGTLTFMVGGSDAAFDKVKPLFEIMGQKAVHCGVSGAGQAAKICNNMILGVTMIATCEAFALADKLGLDRQKMFDVVSTSSGYSWSMNAYCPAPGVGPQSPADNGYKPGFAAELMLKDLRLSQQAAGSADADTPMGELATALYARFVEDEDGKGKDFSAMLPRFEKRGRSEDDLAAS is encoded by the coding sequence ATGAAGATCGGATTCATCGGGTTGGGCAACATGGGCGGGCCGATGGCCGCCAATCTGGCCAGGGCCGGGCACGCGGTCGCGGGCTTCGACCTAGCCGCGCCGATGCCCGAGGGCGTCGCCAGGGCGGCGACGGCGGCCGAGGCGGCCCAGGGCGCCGAGGTGGTCATCACCATGCTGCCGAACGGCGCCATCCTGCGCAGCGTCGCCGAGGAGATCGTTCCGGCCATGGCGCCGGGCGCGGTCTTCTGCGATTGCTCGACGGTCGACGTGGAAAGCGCGCGCGCCGTGGCGGCGCAGGCGCAGGCGGCGGGGCTGGGTGCGCTGGACGCCCCGGTCTCGGGCGGCATCGGTGGTGCTGCGGCCGGCACGCTGACCTTCATGGTCGGCGGTTCGGACGCGGCCTTCGACAAGGTGAAGCCGCTCTTCGAGATCATGGGCCAGAAGGCGGTGCATTGCGGCGTCTCGGGCGCGGGCCAGGCGGCGAAGATCTGCAACAACATGATCCTGGGCGTGACCATGATCGCCACCTGCGAGGCCTTCGCCCTGGCCGACAAGCTGGGGCTGGACCGGCAAAAGATGTTCGACGTGGTCTCGACCTCCTCGGGCTACAGCTGGTCGATGAACGCCTATTGCCCGGCGCCGGGCGTGGGCCCGCAATCGCCCGCCGACAACGGCTACAAGCCGGGCTTCGCCGCCGAACTGATGCTGAAGGACCTGCGCCTGTCGCAGCAGGCCGCGGGCTCGGCCGATGCCGACACCCCGATGGGAGAGCTCGCCACCGCGCTCTACGCCCGATTCGTCGAAGACGAGGACGGAAAGGGAAAGGACTTCTCCGCAATGCTGCCGAGATTCGAGAAGCGCGGCCGGTCCGAGGACGATCTCGCCGCTTCGTGA
- a CDS encoding outer membrane protein assembly factor BamD → MTGIRSGSLVAAVLSIGLLAGCGGGASKTPESFENFTAEEIYKRGEYELENTRKPKDAVKYFTEVERLYPYSEWAKRALIMQAYSYHRARDYEEARGAAQRFIDTYPGDEDAAYAKYLLALSYYDQIDEIGRDQGLTFQALQSLREVIEQYPDTEYARSAILKFDLAFDHLAAKEMEIGRYYLKRGHYTAAINRFRVVVEEYQTTTHTPEALMRLVEAYLALGLNDQAQTAGAILGHNFQSSPFYEDAYAQLRGHGLKPEARGDSWLTRVYRQVIQGKWL, encoded by the coding sequence ATGACAGGCATCAGATCGGGTTCCTTGGTCGCGGCTGTGCTGTCGATTGGCCTTCTGGCAGGATGTGGCGGCGGCGCCAGCAAAACGCCCGAATCATTCGAGAATTTCACCGCCGAGGAAATCTACAAGCGCGGCGAATACGAGCTTGAGAACACGCGCAAGCCGAAGGACGCGGTGAAGTATTTCACCGAGGTCGAGCGGCTTTACCCCTATTCCGAATGGGCCAAGCGCGCGCTGATCATGCAGGCCTATTCCTATCACCGCGCCCGCGACTACGAAGAGGCGCGCGGCGCCGCCCAGCGTTTCATCGACACCTATCCGGGCGACGAGGACGCGGCCTATGCGAAATACCTGCTGGCGCTTTCCTATTACGACCAGATCGACGAGATCGGCCGCGACCAGGGCCTGACCTTCCAGGCCCTGCAATCGCTGCGCGAGGTGATCGAGCAATATCCCGACACCGAATATGCCCGCTCGGCGATCCTGAAGTTCGACCTCGCCTTCGACCACCTGGCGGCGAAGGAAATGGAGATCGGCCGCTACTACCTCAAGCGTGGCCATTACACCGCCGCCATCAACCGCTTCCGCGTGGTGGTCGAGGAATACCAGACCACGACCCACACGCCCGAGGCGCTGATGCGGCTGGTCGAGGCCTATCTGGCGCTTGGCCTGAACGACCAGGCGCAGACGGCGGGCGCGATCCTGGGCCACAACTTCCAGTCCTCGCCCTTCTACGAGGACGCCTATGCGCAGCTGCGCGGCCATGGGCTGAAGCCCGAGGCACGCGGCGACAGCTGGCTGACCCGGGTCTATCGCCAGGTGATCCAGGGCAAGTGGCTATAG